In one Echinicola marina genomic region, the following are encoded:
- a CDS encoding translocation/assembly module TamB domain-containing protein, with product MLRVAVFLLILLLLVAGALQIPRIQTEATQFFASMLSKNTGYETKIQTVNIRWWDTISLKGLTVKDPQDSLMADLDEIFIDFSLRGLLDTNRPGFDEIRLKGGKLKFLIHPGDSAPNISGFIQNINSFLGKRKKKNHSKSSEFIIDNIFFEGTSLDIFDLRKDKIENGFDYTRLRFRKLFGGAQNFVASGSNFNFDIMYLRGLESTSGMEFQQLRTLFSYSPQEMEFQNLYFKSNETIIKNYLKFSYENIRSLSDFNNQVNIIAQLDESVLDIKDLKYFTSKIPDFDDKIYLSGQITGKVSDLFSEELLIRFGKRSALFGKFNIDGLPKLDSTFFQLSLVNSTVNSTDLAPYLDEKGRKEMNKFKTFFFDADFTGYLTRFQTQGEFRTQIGDFTGKLNYLIDKGQPRYYGQLSLQDFNLGKIMEDPKTFQKVSLKGNLRGTGTTLETALVELDTKVSKIGILGYNYSGIETNATFGKDLFRGKLAVKDPNLKMDIDGVLDLRDQKDSARLTARLDTAYLKAIKLTEEEFFVSGGVELDTKGTDVDKVEGIARFRDLLISHEGRSLGIDNFFFQSVFTEDSRMISLNSDLLVASISGNFKAKKVYSDILLLLDNYLAILTNSEMQTEAALTNDFEEYNIDINMNLFDINPIINLYEPSLYISKNTLVEGAFYQTAENTIFNFYSGIDTIQYDNKIFLENDLDFNTSKIRNSREVLAACYINSKEQQLTPDINFNYLSLEAIWNESAIDFNLNIDQLKTESYAKIKSEIQLSKTNTNIIFAPSDIKILDNYWEFATDNSITISDGQIDFDNLKLFHEDQYLAFNGRINDNPDEILGFEVHEVNMDFLNTFDNKKYKGKANGIFALNNFSERTGTYGSLTIDSLYINKFLIGNIEAATYFENDKMNLNLANYRSNNKNIEVKGYIDTTDDQLNLDGKLENTNLDILEPFLSTYLTEFGGTVSGDLKMTGTLNQPNIEGIGKISGGAVRVNYLNTYYTVDGNINFTPNEISFRGLNVTDVQKNTARMSGGIAHDGFKNFVLDISSDLSNFQVLNTSARDNDLFYGTAYASGTLKIFGAASNLDITANATTQPNTKIYIPIGESEGQTQEEFINIINVRDTTREIKIEETIEKLAINNVRMNFVLDVTPDAYTEIQIDPRTGENIQGRGKGILNLNIDTQGEFSMTGDYEIVDAKYNFSLYNIINRQFEILPGGHISWYGDPYEGVMDIEATYEENVSLTSLQNSQTSSPEFENSQLYRRYPVKVIMDLNGPLLSPDINFDFDFSEFPEGESQTTISAFKNRIANDEQEKNRQVFSLIMLRRFSPEGQFNSAGIGFSNLSQLVSSQLNALISQVDQNLEINIDLASLDNTALETFQLRVAYTFLDGRLRVTRDGSFTDPQGNADLGSIAGDWQAEYLITNDGRYRIRIYNRNNFSNLSSLNIDRVNTYGVSVSQTLLFSTIKELFQNISKKKKEKLLINDTDDFLRYDYQEGAPSSDAPSPESPNDFPQINILESRPAEEKLKNQPNNQ from the coding sequence ATGCTTCGAGTAGCAGTTTTTCTGCTGATCCTTTTACTTTTGGTTGCTGGAGCATTGCAAATCCCAAGAATTCAAACTGAAGCTACCCAGTTTTTTGCTTCTATGCTCAGTAAGAACACGGGCTATGAAACAAAAATTCAGACAGTAAATATCCGTTGGTGGGACACCATCAGTCTAAAAGGCCTTACTGTAAAAGATCCTCAAGATAGTCTAATGGCTGACTTGGATGAAATTTTCATAGATTTTTCCCTTCGGGGACTGCTAGACACCAACAGGCCAGGCTTCGATGAAATAAGATTGAAGGGGGGGAAGCTTAAATTCCTCATCCATCCAGGTGATTCCGCTCCCAATATTTCCGGTTTCATACAAAACATTAACAGCTTCTTAGGAAAGAGAAAAAAGAAAAACCATTCAAAGAGCAGTGAATTTATTATTGATAATATATTCTTTGAAGGAACGTCTCTTGATATTTTTGACCTTCGAAAAGACAAAATTGAAAACGGATTTGATTACACACGTCTTAGGTTTAGAAAATTATTTGGAGGAGCCCAAAACTTCGTAGCATCAGGAAGCAACTTCAACTTTGATATAATGTACCTGCGTGGATTGGAATCCACTTCAGGAATGGAATTCCAACAATTGAGGACTTTGTTCAGCTATTCGCCGCAGGAAATGGAATTCCAAAACTTATATTTCAAGTCCAATGAAACCATCATAAAAAATTACTTGAAATTCAGTTACGAGAACATCAGATCACTTAGTGACTTTAATAACCAGGTAAATATTATTGCCCAATTGGATGAATCCGTTCTGGATATCAAAGACTTGAAATACTTCACCAGCAAGATTCCCGACTTTGATGACAAAATCTATTTGAGCGGTCAGATCACAGGAAAAGTCAGCGATCTATTTTCTGAAGAATTATTGATCCGATTTGGAAAAAGAAGTGCCCTTTTCGGAAAGTTTAATATCGATGGCCTCCCCAAATTAGACAGCACCTTCTTTCAACTATCCTTAGTCAATTCCACGGTAAATAGTACCGACCTTGCCCCCTACTTGGATGAAAAAGGCAGAAAAGAAATGAATAAATTCAAGACCTTTTTCTTTGATGCCGATTTCACAGGCTATCTTACCCGCTTCCAGACGCAAGGTGAATTCAGAACCCAAATTGGAGATTTCACGGGCAAACTAAACTACCTGATAGACAAAGGACAACCTCGCTACTATGGACAACTTAGCTTACAGGATTTTAATTTAGGCAAGATAATGGAAGACCCAAAAACCTTCCAAAAAGTCAGCCTTAAGGGAAACCTGAGAGGAACTGGTACGACGCTGGAAACTGCATTGGTTGAGCTTGACACCAAAGTCAGCAAAATTGGGATTTTAGGTTATAATTACTCAGGTATTGAAACCAATGCCACCTTTGGTAAAGACTTATTTAGAGGAAAACTAGCAGTAAAAGATCCCAATCTAAAAATGGATATTGACGGTGTACTGGACCTTCGCGACCAAAAAGATTCTGCCAGACTTACCGCAAGACTGGATACTGCCTATTTAAAAGCCATTAAATTAACAGAAGAGGAGTTTTTTGTAAGCGGAGGAGTGGAACTGGATACAAAAGGAACCGATGTTGACAAAGTAGAAGGCATCGCCAGATTCAGGGACTTGCTGATCAGTCACGAAGGTAGAAGTTTAGGCATCGACAATTTCTTTTTCCAATCTGTATTCACGGAAGATTCGAGAATGATCTCCCTTAATTCGGACCTACTGGTAGCCAGCATCTCTGGAAATTTCAAAGCTAAAAAAGTCTATAGTGACATACTGCTATTACTTGATAATTACCTGGCCATCCTCACCAACTCAGAAATGCAAACAGAAGCAGCACTTACAAATGATTTTGAGGAATACAATATTGATATCAACATGAACTTATTCGATATCAACCCCATCATTAACCTATATGAACCTTCCTTATACATTTCCAAAAACACCTTAGTGGAAGGAGCCTTTTATCAAACAGCAGAAAACACCATTTTTAATTTTTATTCAGGTATAGACACCATACAATACGACAACAAAATATTTCTTGAGAACGACTTGGACTTTAACACCTCCAAAATTCGGAATTCAAGAGAGGTCTTGGCAGCTTGCTACATTAATTCCAAAGAACAACAGCTCACTCCCGACATCAACTTCAACTACCTCAGTCTAGAAGCTATCTGGAATGAATCTGCCATAGATTTCAACCTCAATATTGATCAGCTAAAAACGGAAAGTTATGCAAAGATCAAAAGTGAAATACAACTCTCAAAAACCAACACCAATATAATTTTCGCGCCTTCAGACATCAAAATCCTGGATAACTACTGGGAATTTGCCACTGATAATTCGATTACCATTTCTGATGGGCAAATTGATTTTGACAATTTAAAGCTCTTTCATGAGGACCAATATTTAGCTTTTAATGGTCGTATTAATGATAACCCCGATGAGATCCTCGGCTTTGAGGTCCATGAGGTAAACATGGATTTCCTGAACACATTTGATAATAAGAAGTACAAGGGCAAGGCCAATGGAATTTTTGCCTTGAACAATTTTAGTGAACGCACAGGAACTTACGGAAGCCTTACCATCGACAGTTTATACATCAATAAATTTCTAATCGGAAACATTGAGGCTGCGACCTATTTTGAAAATGATAAAATGAACCTGAATCTGGCCAATTACAGGAGCAATAATAAAAACATAGAAGTAAAAGGGTACATAGATACCACAGATGACCAGCTTAACTTGGACGGAAAGCTAGAGAACACCAACCTGGACATATTGGAACCTTTTCTCTCCACTTATTTAACTGAATTCGGCGGAACTGTCTCAGGAGACCTAAAAATGACAGGCACGCTCAACCAGCCCAATATTGAAGGAATTGGAAAAATCAGCGGCGGTGCTGTTAGGGTAAATTACCTCAACACCTATTATACAGTCGATGGAAACATAAATTTCACGCCAAATGAAATCAGTTTTAGAGGCCTGAACGTAACCGATGTCCAGAAAAACACGGCAAGGATGAGTGGGGGAATTGCTCATGACGGCTTCAAAAACTTCGTATTGGATATTTCTTCCGATCTCAGCAATTTCCAGGTGCTCAACACATCAGCAAGGGATAATGATCTCTTCTATGGCACAGCATATGCCAGCGGAACACTGAAAATCTTTGGTGCAGCCTCTAATCTGGACATTACGGCTAATGCTACCACCCAACCCAATACCAAAATTTATATCCCAATAGGAGAGTCAGAAGGCCAGACCCAAGAGGAATTTATCAATATCATCAACGTAAGGGACACCACACGTGAAATCAAAATAGAAGAAACCATAGAAAAACTCGCGATCAATAATGTAAGGATGAATTTTGTATTGGATGTCACTCCTGATGCTTACACCGAAATCCAAATAGATCCAAGAACAGGCGAGAATATCCAAGGTAGAGGCAAAGGCATACTTAACCTTAATATTGATACACAAGGTGAATTTTCCATGACTGGAGACTATGAAATAGTAGATGCGAAATACAATTTTTCCCTTTATAATATCATTAATCGGCAATTTGAAATCCTCCCAGGAGGACACATTTCCTGGTATGGGGATCCTTATGAAGGGGTGATGGATATAGAAGCGACCTATGAAGAAAATGTTTCCCTTACCAGTTTACAAAACAGCCAAACCAGCAGTCCGGAATTTGAAAACTCCCAGCTTTACAGAAGATATCCTGTGAAGGTGATCATGGACCTTAATGGCCCTCTGCTTTCACCAGACATTAATTTTGATTTTGACTTTTCTGAATTTCCAGAAGGAGAATCCCAAACGACCATCTCAGCTTTTAAAAACAGAATAGCCAATGACGAACAGGAAAAAAACCGTCAGGTCTTCTCACTGATCATGCTGAGAAGATTCTCTCCTGAAGGCCAATTCAACAGTGCGGGAATCGGTTTCTCTAACCTAAGCCAGTTGGTTTCTTCCCAATTAAACGCCCTTATCTCACAGGTAGACCAGAACTTGGAGATCAACATTGACTTGGCCTCCCTGGACAATACTGCCCTGGAAACCTTCCAGCTCCGGGTGGCCTACACCTTTTTGGATGGCCGGCTAAGGGTGACCCGAGACGGAAGTTTTACAGACCCTCAAGGAAATGCAGATTTAGGGAGTATTGCAGGAGATTGGCAAGCCGAATACCTGATCACCAATGATGGCAGATACAGAATCAGAATTTATAACAGAAATAATTTCAGTAATCTATCCTCTCTGAATATAGACAGGGTAAATACCTACGGTGTATCCGTCTCACAGACTTTATTATTCAGTACCATTAAAGAGTTATTCCAAAATATCAGTAAAAAGAAAAAAGAGAAGCTACTGATCAATGACACGGATGATTTTCTAAGATACGACTACCAAGAAGGTGCGCCAAGTTCAGACGCTCCTTCTCCTGAAAGCCCCAACGATTTTCCACAAATCAATATCCTGGAATCCAGACCCGCCGAGGAAAAACTTAAAAATCAACCAAACAATCAGTAG
- the tsaD gene encoding tRNA (adenosine(37)-N6)-threonylcarbamoyltransferase complex transferase subunit TsaD: MKNINILAIESSCDETSASIISDGKILNNIVATQSVHEKYGGVVPELASRAHQQHLIPVIHEAITTSGLQKEALSAVAFTRGPGLMGSLMVGVSFAKSFAYSLGIPLIDVNHMQAHILAHFIDDPKPQFPFICLTVSGGHTQLVLVKDYLEMEVIGETLDDAVGEAFDKTAKLLGLPYPGGPLVDKYAQEGNPEAYKFPVSEMPGLNYSFSGIKTAVLYFLRDNIKEEPDFIEKNMADICASVQYTLIKMLMQKIKRAAREHKVKEIAIAGGVSANSGLRKELERLAGELNWNIYIPKFEYCTDNAAMIAMAAHYKYLKGEFCDLDVSPMAKMKIG; this comes from the coding sequence ATGAAGAATATTAATATACTCGCTATAGAGTCCTCATGCGACGAGACATCAGCGTCTATTATATCTGACGGCAAAATACTTAATAATATTGTCGCCACGCAATCGGTTCACGAAAAATATGGGGGGGTTGTGCCAGAACTTGCTTCTAGAGCACACCAACAACACCTTATTCCGGTGATTCATGAGGCTATTACCACTTCTGGATTGCAAAAGGAAGCGCTTTCAGCGGTTGCTTTTACCAGAGGGCCGGGCTTGATGGGGTCCTTGATGGTCGGTGTTTCGTTTGCCAAGTCATTTGCCTATTCATTGGGGATACCATTGATCGATGTAAATCATATGCAGGCCCATATTTTGGCACATTTTATTGATGATCCCAAACCTCAATTTCCCTTTATCTGTTTGACGGTAAGCGGAGGACATACCCAATTGGTCTTGGTGAAGGATTATTTGGAGATGGAGGTGATCGGTGAAACCTTGGATGATGCGGTAGGGGAGGCGTTTGACAAAACTGCTAAACTGTTGGGCTTGCCCTATCCGGGAGGGCCCTTGGTAGATAAGTATGCCCAAGAGGGTAATCCTGAGGCTTATAAATTCCCTGTTTCGGAAATGCCAGGATTGAATTATTCGTTTAGCGGGATTAAGACTGCTGTACTCTATTTTCTGAGGGATAATATCAAGGAGGAGCCAGACTTTATAGAGAAGAACATGGCAGATATCTGCGCATCTGTTCAATATACTTTGATCAAAATGTTGATGCAAAAAATAAAAAGAGCGGCCAGGGAGCATAAAGTGAAGGAAATAGCGATTGCAGGAGGGGTGTCGGCCAATTCCGGATTAAGAAAGGAATTGGAAAGATTGGCAGGGGAGTTGAATTGGAATATTTATATTCCCAAATTTGAGTATTGTACAGATAATGCAGCTATGATTGCGATGGCGGCACATTATAAATACCTGAAAGGAGAGTTTTGTGATTTGGATGTCAGTCCAATGGCGAAAATGAAAATCGGTTAA
- the smpB gene encoding SsrA-binding protein SmpB encodes MAKENRFSKVINIKNRKASFEFEFLDTYVAGLSLMGTEIKSIREGKVSLKEAFCYFRRGELFVKQMHISPYTQAAHFNHDAVRERKLLLNRRELDKLESKLSEKGLSIIPVRIFINNKGLAKMEIALGRGKKLHDKRQDIKKKDAKRELDKMAY; translated from the coding sequence ATGGCGAAAGAAAATAGATTCAGTAAAGTAATCAATATAAAGAACAGGAAGGCAAGTTTTGAATTTGAGTTTTTGGATACGTATGTGGCAGGATTGTCCTTGATGGGGACAGAGATCAAGTCTATCCGAGAAGGGAAGGTGTCTTTAAAAGAGGCCTTTTGCTATTTTAGAAGAGGAGAGTTATTTGTTAAGCAAATGCATATTTCTCCATATACCCAAGCTGCACATTTTAACCATGATGCGGTAAGAGAACGCAAACTTTTGCTTAATAGAAGAGAGCTTGATAAATTAGAGAGTAAATTAAGCGAGAAAGGACTTTCTATTATTCCTGTTCGTATATTTATCAATAACAAGGGTTTAGCGAAAATGGAGATAGCCCTGGGTAGAGGTAAAAAACTTCATGACAAACGTCAGGACATTAAGAAAAAGGATGCAAAACGAGAACTTGATAAAATGGCCTATTGA
- a CDS encoding C40 family peptidase: protein MQNENLIKWPIEQTYGICRLSLISVYQEPRHGSGLLTQILFGETYQVMEGTPDEKWLKVNVEVDGSVGWIPAIQHESVSKEAFDFYQEEDFQVVTSPLSSLKFRGETLYILPGSNLHIGSSELFEMDGTVAFKGNSRCFKEKASREELVSLARIFVNVPFLSGGRGFFGIGSGSFIQLVYKMAGYMVPKFISQFIDAGKEVSYTEIQLGDIVIFGNSKDIPHHAGIYVGENQVIHVRGKVRVDAVRLDGTKMAKNNSPLYQVLKIRRLM from the coding sequence ATGCAAAACGAGAACTTGATAAAATGGCCTATTGAACAAACATACGGTATATGCAGGTTAAGCCTGATAAGTGTATATCAGGAGCCAAGACATGGTTCAGGCCTGCTTACCCAAATACTTTTTGGAGAGACTTACCAAGTGATGGAAGGTACTCCAGATGAAAAATGGCTTAAAGTGAATGTGGAAGTAGATGGGTCGGTAGGATGGATTCCGGCCATACAACATGAAAGTGTATCCAAAGAAGCATTTGATTTTTATCAAGAAGAGGATTTTCAGGTGGTCACTTCACCGCTTTCCTCATTGAAATTCAGAGGGGAAACCCTCTATATATTGCCAGGGAGTAATTTGCATATCGGTTCCAGTGAACTTTTTGAGATGGATGGGACGGTTGCTTTCAAAGGAAATTCAAGATGTTTTAAAGAGAAGGCGAGCAGGGAGGAATTGGTGTCTCTTGCCCGAATATTTGTCAATGTGCCCTTTCTGTCAGGCGGAAGGGGATTTTTTGGGATTGGTTCGGGTAGTTTTATCCAACTGGTCTATAAAATGGCAGGTTATATGGTGCCGAAGTTTATTTCCCAATTTATTGATGCAGGCAAAGAAGTTTCCTATACTGAGATACAGCTTGGTGATATCGTCATATTTGGAAATTCGAAAGATATTCCCCATCATGCAGGAATATATGTGGGTGAAAATCAGGTGATTCATGTAAGAGGGAAAGTGAGGGTGGATGCGGTGAGATTGGATGGGACCAAAATGGCTAAAAACAATTCTCCCTTATATCAGGTTTTGAAAATTAGGCGTTTAATGTAG
- a CDS encoding HNH endonuclease — MEKKVLVLNLDHTPIAVVTAQKAMVLTILEKVSVLADYSFLSIRTIDQEFKYPAVVRLDEYKNVPYRGVLLNRSNLFKRDNNECQYCGSQKHLTIDHVVPRSKGGKSNWTNLITACHRCNVQKGDKKPEEVGMLLRKKPFKPNLSYFLAEYAEKNAEEWVPFLDMKTVQSG; from the coding sequence ATGGAAAAGAAGGTGCTCGTGCTTAACTTAGATCATACGCCAATAGCCGTGGTGACGGCTCAAAAGGCGATGGTGCTTACTATTTTGGAAAAGGTAAGCGTATTGGCCGATTATTCTTTCTTAAGCATCCGAACGATAGACCAGGAATTTAAATATCCGGCCGTGGTAAGGTTAGATGAATACAAAAATGTGCCCTACAGGGGAGTGCTGCTGAATAGGAGCAATCTGTTCAAAAGAGATAATAACGAATGCCAGTATTGCGGCTCACAAAAACACCTTACTATTGATCATGTTGTGCCACGTTCCAAGGGAGGCAAGAGCAATTGGACAAATCTAATTACAGCTTGTCATAGATGTAATGTACAGAAGGGGGATAAAAAACCTGAAGAGGTGGGGATGTTATTGAGGAAAAAGCCATTTAAACCAAACCTTTCTTATTTTTTGGCAGAGTATGCGGAAAAAAATGCAGAGGAATGGGTGCCGTTTTTAGATATGAAGACGGTCCAAAGTGGCTGA